In Rhizophagus irregularis chromosome 19, complete sequence, the following are encoded in one genomic region:
- a CDS encoding 60S ribosomal protein eL20, with product MGRLHEYQVIGRKLPNVKDTIPRLYRMRLFAPNEVVAKSRFWYFLKKLKKVKKAAGEIVSINEIFEKRPLLIKNFGIWLRYDSRSGTHNMYKEYRELTRTDAVHSCYQDMAARHRARFSSIQIMRVAELKTNQVRRPYIKQLLEPNIKFPLPHRVQKSKTTFLAKRPSTFY from the exons ATGGGTAGA TTGCACGAATATCAAGTAATTGGCCGTAAACTTCCAAATGTAAAGGACACTATTCCAAGACTTTATCGTATGAGACTTTTCGCCCCTAATGAAGTTGTTGCGAAGAGTAGGTTTTGGTATTTTCTTAAAAAGCtcaaaaaagtgaaaaaagcTGCTGGCGAAATTGTATCCATCAATGAG ATCTTTGAAAAGAGACCTTTACTAATTAAGAATTTCGGTATATGGCTCCGGTATGATTCCCGTTCTGGCACGCATAATATGTACAAAGAATATCGGGAATTGACcag aacTGATGCTGTTCATTCCTGTT ATCAAGATATGGCTGCCCGTCATCGTGCTCGATTTTCTTCAATTCAAATTATGCGTGTCGCAGAATTGAAGACTAACCAA gtgAGACGTCCATATATCAAACAGTTACTTGAACCTAATATCAAATTCCCTCTTCCTCATCGTGTACAAAAATCGAAGACTACATTTTTGGCCAAACGTCCTTCAACTTTCTATTag